CGTTGAAGACCTGGATCTGCTGGCGGAAAATCATCAGCGTCGGAATGGCCCGGATGCCGAAGGCCTGGACCAGCTCGTGTTGCGCGTCGGCGTCCACCCTGCCGAAGATGACGTTCGGATGCTTCTCGGCCGCGGCCTCGTAGACCGGCTCGAAGGAGCGACACGGCGCGCACCACTCGGCCCAGAATTCGAGGAGTACCATGTCGTTGCTCGTGACGGTCTGTTCGAAGTTCTGGGCCGTGATCTCGATGGTCGGCATGCGCTCTCCTAGTGTGCCTGACCACGATTTCATAGCAGCTCTTCGGTGGCCTGACCACTCAGAACTCCGCACGGGCCGGCGTGTGACCGACGCGACGCGCCCACCCCGTGCTACCCTTCGCCGCTCGGAGGAACCGCCATGCAGGAGCCACTCGCGTTCGTCGCGGGAGCCACGGGCTACACCGGGCACGAGGTCGTGCGGGCCCTTCGTCGACGCGACCTCCGGACCCTCGCCCACCTCCGTCCCGATTCCCCGCGTCGGGCGGAATGGGTTGAGCGCTTCCTCGACCTCGGCGCCGAGCCCGACCTGACCCCGTGGGTCCTCGAGGCGATGACCGAGACCTTCGCCCGCGCGCGACCGACCCACCTCTTCGCCCTGCTCGGGACCACCCGAGCCCGGGGCCGGGCGGCCGAAGCCGACCACCGCGGCGCGGAGAGCTACGAGACGGTGGACTACGGCCTGACCGCGCTGCTCATCGACGCGGCCCGCGCGGCGGAGCTCGCGCCGCGCTTCATCTACCTGTCGGCCGCCGGCGTGACCCCCACCTCGCGCACGGGCTACTACGCGGCCCGCGCCAGGGCGGAGCAGAAGCTGAGCGAGAGCGGGCTGCCCTACCTCATCGCTCGCCCGTCCTTCATCACCGGTCCCGACCGCGAGGAATCGCGACCCGCCGAACGCCTCGGCGCGCGCGTGGCGGACTCGGCGCTGGCCCTCGCCGGCCTGCTCGGCGGAACGCGACTCGCCAGCCGCTATCGCTCCACGACGGCCGCGGTGCTGGCCGAGTCCCTCGTGCGACTGGCCCTCGACCCCGCCGCGACGAACCGCGTGATCGAGTCCGAGGAGCTGCGCCCAGTGGAGTCCGCATGAAACCTCGACCACAGGGCTCCTCGCAGGAGCACTCGCCGGCGGCCGCGTCGCCCGCTACCGAGCCCTCCGCACCCGATGCGCAGGAGGACACGCAGGACGACCTGCCCGAGCGAGAGACCCGGAGGAGCTCGTGCCCCGTGGTGGGGATCGGCGGCTCCGCCGGCGCTCTCGAGGCCTTCGAGCAGTTCTTCCGCAAGATGCCCGCCGACTCGGGGCTCGCGTTCGTGCTCGTGCCGCACCTGGATCCCACGCACAAGGGGATCATGCCCGAGCTCCTCCAGCGCTACACGGGCATGCCCGTTCACCAGGCCGCCGAGGGGCTGCCCGTCCTGCCCAACTGCGTCTACGTTATCCCCCCGAACCGGGACCTCGGCCTCCTCGACGGCGTGCTGCACCTCCTCGAGCCCTCGGCCCCGCGCGGGTTGCGCCTGCCGATCGACTTCTTCTTCCGCCAGCTCGCCGCCGACCAGGCAGAGCGGGCCATCGGGATCGTTCTGTCCGGCATGGGGTCGGACGGCACGCTGGGCCTGCGCGCGATCAAGGAGCAGCTCGGCATGGCCATGGTGCAGGACCCCGCCACGGCCAAGTACGACGCGATGCCGCGCAGCGCGGTGGGCACCGGGCTCGCCGATTTCGTCGCCCCCGTGGACGAGCTGCCCGCCAAGCTCCTGGCCTACGTCGGGCACCGCTCGCGAGCCACCTCGCTGCCAGACCCGGCGAAGAAGACGACCCAGAGCGCGCTCGGCCGCCTGCTGCTGCTCCTGCGCACCAGAACGGGGAACGACTTCTCCCTCTACAAGCGCAACACGGTGCTCCGCCGCGTGGACCGACGCATGAGCGTGCACCAGATCGCGAGCCTCCCCGACTACGTGACCTACGCGCAGGGGCAACCCGCGGAGCTCGAGCTGCTCTTCAAGG
This Deltaproteobacteria bacterium DNA region includes the following protein-coding sequences:
- a CDS encoding thioredoxin family protein — encoded protein: MPTIEITAQNFEQTVTSNDMVLLEFWAEWCAPCRSFEPVYEAAAEKHPNVIFGRVDADAQHELVQAFGIRAIPTLMIFRQQIQVFNERGVLPAPALDDVIQKIQGLDMDQVRKDVEAQEEAHGGCHQCTCGHEH
- a CDS encoding NAD(P)H-binding protein, giving the protein MQEPLAFVAGATGYTGHEVVRALRRRDLRTLAHLRPDSPRRAEWVERFLDLGAEPDLTPWVLEAMTETFARARPTHLFALLGTTRARGRAAEADHRGAESYETVDYGLTALLIDAARAAELAPRFIYLSAAGVTPTSRTGYYAARARAEQKLSESGLPYLIARPSFITGPDREESRPAERLGARVADSALALAGLLGGTRLASRYRSTTAAVLAESLVRLALDPAATNRVIESEELRPVESA